From one Tsukamurella tyrosinosolvens genomic stretch:
- a CDS encoding TIGR01777 family oxidoreductase, protein MERRVALAGSSGLIGTAVSRALTRRGDTVVPLVRGDSARGLPWDPARGEVPDLAGFDAVIVLNGSPLAGHRWTGAVKQELRDSRIESTAALAEAAARDGVPVFLGASAIGVYGDAGETECLDGTGGTPPGSGFLASLCVEWEAAAAPARAGGVTVAHLRFGHVLSAAGGLLPVLRRVYRLGLGGRLGSGHQWMSWISRDDAARAVLHVLDGALARTIVGPVNVVAPAPVRQQAFSEALGRTVSRPARWVVPRFALRAVVGEIADEGLLSSQRVVPRVLHETGFRFAHTTLPAALAAAMADGA, encoded by the coding sequence ATGGAACGACGGGTCGCCCTCGCCGGATCGTCGGGGCTCATCGGCACTGCGGTGTCACGAGCGCTGACGCGGCGGGGCGACACCGTCGTTCCGCTCGTTCGGGGTGATTCCGCGCGCGGCCTCCCCTGGGATCCGGCGCGTGGCGAGGTCCCCGACCTCGCCGGCTTCGACGCGGTGATCGTGCTCAACGGTTCCCCGCTCGCCGGCCACCGCTGGACGGGCGCGGTCAAGCAGGAGTTGCGCGACTCCCGCATCGAGTCCACCGCGGCGCTCGCCGAGGCGGCCGCGCGCGACGGCGTGCCGGTGTTCCTGGGCGCGAGCGCCATCGGCGTCTACGGCGACGCGGGCGAGACCGAGTGCCTCGACGGAACCGGCGGCACGCCGCCGGGATCCGGCTTCCTCGCGAGCCTCTGCGTCGAGTGGGAGGCCGCCGCCGCTCCGGCCCGCGCCGGGGGCGTGACGGTGGCGCACCTGCGCTTCGGGCACGTCCTCTCCGCCGCCGGCGGGCTGCTCCCGGTGCTCCGCCGGGTCTACCGGCTGGGTTTGGGCGGCCGGCTCGGCAGCGGGCACCAGTGGATGTCGTGGATCTCGCGCGACGACGCCGCCCGGGCCGTCCTGCACGTGCTCGACGGTGCCCTCGCCCGCACGATCGTGGGTCCCGTCAACGTCGTCGCGCCGGCGCCGGTGCGGCAGCAGGCCTTCAGCGAGGCTCTGGGCCGTACGGTGAGCCGTCCGGCGCGGTGGGTGGTGCCGCGGTTCGCCCTGCGCGCCGTGGTCGGCGAGATCGCCGACGAGGGCCTCCTCTCGTCGCAGCGCGTCGTGCCGCGGGTCCTGCACGAGACGGGGTTCCGGTTCGCGCACACCACTCTTCCCGCCGCCCTCGCCGCGGCGATGGCGGACGGGGCGTAG
- the lipB gene encoding lipoyl(octanoyl) transferase LipB, whose product MPARSARADSDPILVEDLGTIGYQEAFDLQHDLANQRADGAIGDRLLLLEHPPTFTAGKRTEPQDLPTDGSTVIDVDRGGKITWHGPGQLVGYPIIKLGSAMDVVDYVRRIEQALIEVCRGLGLPVGRVEGRSGVWFPADGARPERKVAAIGIRVARGVTLHGFALNCDNTLGGFDAIIPCGIPDAGVTTLSSELGRDVTVGEVRDAVVDAVQRALDGDLPVTDETLHQTSAPTAR is encoded by the coding sequence ATGCCCGCACGCTCCGCCCGCGCCGATTCCGACCCGATCCTGGTCGAGGACCTCGGCACCATCGGTTACCAGGAGGCCTTCGACCTCCAGCACGACCTCGCGAACCAGCGCGCCGACGGTGCCATCGGCGACCGGCTGCTCCTCCTCGAGCACCCGCCCACGTTCACCGCGGGCAAGCGCACCGAGCCGCAGGACCTGCCGACGGACGGCAGCACCGTCATCGACGTCGACCGCGGCGGCAAGATCACGTGGCACGGCCCGGGCCAGCTGGTCGGCTACCCGATCATCAAGCTGGGCTCCGCGATGGACGTCGTCGACTACGTCCGCCGGATCGAGCAGGCGCTCATCGAGGTCTGCCGGGGCCTCGGGCTCCCGGTCGGCCGGGTCGAGGGCCGCTCGGGCGTCTGGTTCCCCGCCGACGGTGCGCGACCCGAGCGCAAGGTGGCCGCCATCGGCATCCGCGTGGCGCGCGGCGTGACCCTGCACGGCTTCGCCCTCAACTGCGACAACACGCTCGGCGGCTTCGACGCGATCATCCCCTGCGGCATCCCCGACGCGGGCGTGACCACGCTGAGCTCCGAGCTGGGCCGCGACGTCACCGTCGGCGAGGTGCGCGACGCCGTCGTCGACGCCGTCCAGCGCGCGCTCGACGGCGACCTCCCCGTCACGGACGAGACACTGCACCAGACGTCGGCGCCGACCGCACGCTGA
- a CDS encoding DUF222 domain-containing protein, with amino-acid sequence MDLPGVIRDLPGEMIPEGLAAVHGYRDRLSKLAFEQRCAENAAYCRRVAALYCLYRTMYADAEAELLGLPADAEISDLRARQRDLRLRETELQAQVSVVLRVGASAADRAVEEAVGFVERLPRVFGLIAAGVLSVPGGREALARSRALGRAQVREFDGALADRLEADARELLAIPALREFADLLVARIDPEAAIRRRERSRDDRTVIFRPEEDGLASAFALLPAEDVAEFERRVDDIIGTVCDQDSRAVSQRRADGLMMLLRGYVTLGCDCGVCEKTEPRAVEEGVEDGVIVRYRALVHVVVNERTLADPENDESGYLSGYGPITAAHARDLAGREDAVVREFGERIDTAGTSASESDVTADSGTADSADAADRGDDLAADPDASDVDDPDTAEIAGDALVRARGSADYRLTADLVRYLTILHPRCVFPLCTRPARRCEIDHSREYDHVDPARGGRTAANNLQPLCKKHHQLKTAGGWIDARLPDGRILWINPDGEHIIVDPAGVVLALFPDLKRVSWTAPDLPDPRYRVRNGPTKLQREHRRREQIRQRHRDAAQRLRNPRPPEPPPGRSPSGAGISIIEERLRCVLRAHRAQVRAEIRAERAAVLPEGPTHRRPPERAHSDDEPPPY; translated from the coding sequence ATGGACCTGCCGGGCGTGATTCGCGATCTACCTGGGGAGATGATTCCCGAGGGGCTGGCGGCTGTGCACGGCTATCGGGATCGGCTGTCGAAGCTGGCATTCGAACAGCGCTGTGCGGAGAACGCGGCGTACTGCCGTCGCGTCGCGGCGTTGTACTGCCTGTATCGCACGATGTACGCGGACGCTGAGGCGGAACTGCTGGGGTTGCCCGCGGATGCGGAGATCTCCGATCTGCGGGCCCGTCAGCGGGATCTGCGGTTGCGGGAGACGGAGCTCCAGGCGCAGGTGTCAGTGGTGCTGAGGGTCGGGGCGTCGGCGGCGGACCGCGCGGTGGAGGAAGCGGTGGGGTTCGTCGAGCGCCTGCCGCGGGTGTTCGGGTTGATCGCCGCAGGGGTCCTCTCCGTGCCGGGCGGGCGCGAGGCGCTCGCCCGGTCGCGGGCACTCGGCCGCGCGCAGGTCCGCGAGTTCGACGGTGCCCTCGCCGACCGCTTGGAGGCCGATGCGCGGGAGCTGCTGGCGATCCCGGCGTTGCGGGAGTTCGCGGATCTGCTGGTGGCGCGGATCGATCCGGAGGCGGCGATCAGGCGGCGAGAACGGTCCCGGGATGATCGGACGGTGATCTTCCGGCCGGAGGAGGACGGGTTGGCGTCGGCGTTCGCCCTGCTGCCGGCGGAGGATGTCGCGGAGTTCGAGCGGCGGGTCGATGACATCATCGGCACGGTGTGTGATCAGGATTCGCGGGCGGTGTCGCAGCGTCGCGCGGATGGGCTGATGATGCTGCTGCGCGGGTACGTGACGTTGGGCTGTGACTGCGGGGTGTGCGAGAAGACCGAGCCGCGGGCGGTGGAGGAGGGTGTCGAGGACGGAGTGATCGTCCGGTACCGCGCCCTGGTGCACGTGGTTGTCAACGAACGCACCCTCGCCGATCCGGAGAACGACGAATCGGGGTACCTGAGCGGCTACGGGCCGATCACCGCCGCGCACGCCCGCGATCTCGCCGGACGGGAGGACGCGGTGGTCCGCGAGTTCGGCGAGCGGATCGATACCGCGGGCACCAGCGCGTCCGAGTCGGACGTCACCGCCGATTCCGGCACAGCCGATAGCGCCGATGCTGCCGATCGTGGCGACGACCTCGCTGCAGATCCGGACGCTTCAGATGTCGATGACCCGGATACTGCTGAGATCGCGGGTGATGCGCTCGTCAGGGCTCGAGGTAGCGCGGACTACCGGTTGACCGCGGACCTCGTCCGCTACCTCACGATCCTCCACCCGCGGTGCGTGTTCCCGCTGTGCACCCGCCCGGCGCGGCGTTGCGAGATCGATCATTCCCGCGAGTACGACCACGTCGACCCCGCCCGCGGCGGGCGGACCGCCGCGAACAATCTGCAGCCGCTGTGCAAGAAGCATCACCAGCTCAAGACGGCGGGAGGGTGGATCGACGCACGCCTACCGGATGGTCGGATCCTGTGGATCAACCCGGACGGCGAGCACATCATCGTCGATCCGGCCGGCGTCGTCCTGGCGCTGTTCCCGGACCTGAAGCGGGTGTCGTGGACAGCGCCGGACCTGCCCGATCCGAGGTATCGGGTTCGGAACGGGCCGACCAAGTTGCAGCGCGAACATCGACGCCGCGAACAGATCCGCCAACGCCACCGCGACGCCGCGCAGCGCCTGCGGAACCCGCGTCCTCCGGAGCCTCCGCCGGGCAGGTCGCCGTCGGGTGCAGGCATCAGCATCATCGAGGAACGCCTGCGGTGTGTGCTGCGCGCGCACCGTGCGCAGGTCCGCGCCGAGATCCGCGCCGAACGCGCCGCCGTGCTTCCCGAGGGGCCGACGCACCGTCGACCACCTGAACGGGCCCACTCCGACGACGAGCCGCCCCCGTACTGA
- a CDS encoding winged helix-turn-helix transcriptional regulator, with translation MRHNEGEVDRPLPGRPVRGSDSGRPMMAALDLFGRRWALRIVWELRFGKSRFSDLRNEIEGISSSTLSQRLSELSAAHIVAQTSDGAYRLSYQGKALLIALGPLELWAKAWAKAVRDGAPEDPADRA, from the coding sequence ATGCGTCACAACGAGGGCGAGGTCGACCGCCCGCTACCCGGGCGACCGGTCCGCGGTTCGGACTCCGGGCGGCCGATGATGGCCGCGCTCGACCTCTTCGGCCGGCGGTGGGCGCTGCGAATCGTGTGGGAGCTGCGCTTCGGTAAGTCGCGGTTCTCCGACCTGCGCAACGAGATCGAGGGCATCTCGTCGAGCACGCTCTCGCAGCGGCTCTCCGAGCTCTCGGCGGCGCACATCGTGGCGCAGACGTCCGATGGCGCCTACCGCCTCAGCTACCAGGGCAAGGCCCTCCTGATCGCCCTGGGGCCGCTGGAACTGTGGGCCAAGGCGTGGGCGAAAGCGGTCCGGGACGGCGCGCCGGAGGATCCCGCCGATCGGGCGTGA
- a CDS encoding MMPL family transporter, translating into MTVIDAHSNSAAKQPFFARLGRLCVRYAAWILLFWVGVAGILNVAVPQLEVTVHKHSAPFIPGDLPGVDGLRAMAEEFGTPSSTAQGNVIVAAEGRIGPEQEQYYRALTSALEADKEHVAYVIDTFGKPAAREVGLSPDGRAINLLVAEVGDIGSTRAQSSTEAIRETIRSIPAPAGTTVEFTGTAPTLSDLFTAIDASLLVITAVSVVLIMALLLVTYRSIGAAMVPLLTIGLSLAVARPIVSLLGEHEVIPVSNFSIAIMTAMVLGAATDYAIFAVAGYHEARRAGIPSDEAAVAASTRVGRIIVASALTIAVASGAMIFCKVGIFVTAGLPTTISIIVTCLIALTLPPALLRYLGARGWVEPRPGTEKRWRRTGAKVMRRAVPLSAAALVVLLAAAAVLPSMVIGFDENRMQLRATDSRNGYETVMEHWGVNEAVPEFLLIRADHDMRNTHDLAALESIAIGVSNLPQVAYVRSITRPDGKPIPESAVGYQTQQVANGLGDANRQLKDASPQLKALASGVDQLNTGAGEASRRVPELVAGTQRVTGLASGVLDALTSAQQALATASGGTVDVNAATALLRSAVATLTTAADAVRTAQRQNAGIGEVFGPLVGPASPACAADANCTAARRAFAELDRATSGRASTAVRAATVVLPAGTTDRAATALSQADDALARLQGLLKGLGGLSPEQVKAQLAELNAGVSQLSTGLSQLSAGLGQVKTGTDQVVEMTGRLQEGLGTATDYLTGLSAGTTDGPGRGFYLPAQGLQSDRFVDGSRVLMSPDGRSARMLVVWGINPYSDEALNTAASIPDAARAAAHGTVLESATMDGFGLASISAQMREQVLRDFLLFGLVAVIGVFLVLLVLLRAVIAAALMVATVVLSFAAAAGASVLLWQHGLGIPVDWSVLPIAFMALVAVGADYSMLFADRIREEAAGDSTVRGVLRAFGTTGSVITTAGLVFAITMFALMSGSVINLLQIGSTIGIGLLIDIVVVRTVFVPAAITALGDRVWWPSKP; encoded by the coding sequence GTGACCGTGATCGACGCCCATAGTAATTCCGCAGCGAAGCAGCCCTTCTTCGCGCGGCTCGGCCGACTCTGCGTGCGCTACGCGGCCTGGATCCTGCTGTTCTGGGTCGGCGTGGCCGGCATCCTCAACGTCGCGGTGCCGCAACTCGAGGTCACGGTCCACAAGCACTCGGCACCGTTCATCCCGGGCGACCTGCCCGGCGTCGACGGGCTGCGCGCCATGGCCGAGGAGTTCGGCACCCCGTCGTCCACGGCGCAGGGCAACGTCATCGTCGCCGCCGAGGGGAGGATCGGCCCCGAGCAGGAGCAGTACTACCGCGCTCTCACCAGCGCGCTCGAGGCCGACAAGGAGCACGTCGCCTACGTCATCGACACCTTCGGTAAGCCGGCCGCCCGCGAGGTGGGCCTGAGCCCCGACGGTAGGGCGATCAACCTGCTCGTCGCCGAGGTCGGCGACATCGGTTCCACGCGGGCGCAATCGAGCACCGAGGCGATCCGGGAGACCATCCGTTCGATCCCGGCGCCGGCGGGCACCACCGTCGAGTTCACGGGCACGGCACCGACGCTGTCGGACCTGTTCACCGCGATCGACGCGTCGCTGCTCGTCATCACCGCGGTCTCCGTGGTGCTCATCATGGCGCTGCTGCTCGTCACCTACCGGTCGATCGGCGCGGCGATGGTCCCGCTGCTGACCATCGGCCTCTCGCTCGCCGTCGCGCGGCCCATCGTCTCGTTGCTCGGCGAACACGAGGTGATCCCCGTGTCCAACTTCTCCATCGCGATCATGACCGCGATGGTGCTGGGCGCGGCCACCGACTACGCGATCTTCGCCGTCGCGGGGTACCACGAGGCGCGGCGCGCGGGGATCCCGTCCGACGAGGCCGCGGTCGCCGCGTCGACGCGCGTCGGGCGCATCATCGTCGCCTCGGCCCTCACCATCGCCGTGGCGAGCGGCGCGATGATCTTCTGCAAGGTCGGCATCTTCGTCACCGCCGGCCTGCCGACCACGATCTCGATCATCGTGACCTGCCTCATCGCCCTCACGCTGCCGCCGGCCCTGCTGCGCTACCTCGGCGCGCGGGGCTGGGTGGAGCCCCGCCCGGGCACCGAGAAGCGCTGGCGCCGCACCGGCGCGAAGGTGATGCGCCGCGCGGTGCCGCTCTCGGCGGCCGCGCTCGTGGTCCTCCTCGCCGCCGCGGCGGTGCTGCCGAGCATGGTGATCGGCTTCGACGAGAACCGGATGCAGCTGCGGGCCACCGACTCCCGCAACGGCTACGAGACGGTCATGGAGCACTGGGGCGTCAACGAGGCGGTGCCCGAGTTCCTGCTCATCCGCGCCGACCACGACATGCGCAACACCCACGACCTCGCCGCGCTCGAATCCATCGCGATCGGGGTGTCGAACCTGCCGCAGGTGGCCTACGTCCGGTCGATCACCCGGCCCGACGGGAAGCCGATCCCCGAGTCGGCCGTCGGCTACCAGACGCAGCAGGTCGCGAACGGCCTGGGCGACGCGAACCGCCAGCTCAAGGACGCCTCGCCGCAGCTCAAGGCGCTCGCTTCCGGCGTGGACCAGCTCAATACCGGCGCGGGCGAGGCGTCCCGCCGGGTACCGGAGCTCGTCGCGGGCACCCAGCGCGTCACCGGGCTGGCGTCCGGCGTGCTCGACGCCCTGACCTCCGCCCAGCAGGCGCTCGCCACCGCGAGCGGCGGCACCGTCGACGTGAACGCCGCGACCGCCCTGCTGCGCAGCGCCGTCGCCACCCTGACCACCGCCGCCGACGCCGTCCGGACCGCGCAGCGGCAGAACGCCGGGATCGGCGAGGTGTTCGGCCCCCTGGTCGGCCCCGCCTCCCCCGCCTGTGCCGCCGACGCGAACTGCACCGCCGCGCGCCGGGCCTTCGCCGAGCTCGACCGCGCCACGTCCGGGCGGGCCTCGACGGCGGTCCGCGCGGCCACCGTCGTGCTGCCCGCGGGGACGACGGACCGCGCGGCGACCGCGCTCTCCCAGGCCGACGACGCGCTGGCCCGGCTGCAGGGGCTCCTCAAGGGCCTCGGGGGCCTCAGCCCCGAGCAGGTCAAGGCGCAGCTCGCGGAGTTGAACGCGGGCGTCTCCCAGCTCTCCACGGGCCTGTCCCAGCTCAGCGCGGGCCTCGGGCAGGTCAAGACGGGCACCGATCAGGTGGTCGAGATGACGGGCCGCCTCCAGGAGGGCCTCGGCACCGCCACGGACTACCTCACCGGGCTCAGCGCCGGCACGACCGACGGCCCGGGCCGCGGCTTCTACCTGCCCGCCCAGGGACTGCAGTCGGATCGCTTCGTCGACGGCTCGCGGGTGCTCATGTCGCCCGACGGCCGGTCCGCCCGCATGCTCGTGGTGTGGGGCATCAACCCGTACTCGGACGAGGCGCTCAACACGGCCGCGTCGATCCCCGACGCCGCGCGGGCGGCGGCGCACGGCACCGTGCTCGAGTCCGCGACGATGGACGGCTTCGGCCTGGCCTCGATCTCGGCGCAGATGCGCGAGCAGGTGCTGCGGGACTTCCTGCTCTTCGGGCTGGTCGCGGTGATCGGCGTCTTCCTGGTGCTGCTGGTGCTGCTCCGGGCGGTGATCGCGGCGGCGCTCATGGTCGCCACGGTGGTGCTGTCCTTCGCCGCCGCCGCGGGTGCGTCGGTGCTGCTCTGGCAGCACGGCCTGGGGATCCCCGTCGACTGGTCGGTGCTGCCGATCGCCTTCATGGCGCTGGTCGCGGTGGGCGCGGACTACAGCATGCTGTTCGCGGACCGGATCCGCGAGGAGGCCGCCGGGGATTCGACGGTGCGCGGCGTGCTCCGCGCGTTCGGCACCACCGGCAGCGTGATCACCACCGCCGGACTGGTCTTCGCCATCACGATGTTCGCGCTGATGAGCGGCAGCGTGATCAACCTGCTGCAGATCGGCTCGACCATCGGCATCGGCCTGCTGATCGACATCGTCGTGGTGCGGACCGTCTTCGTGCCGGCGGCGATCACCGCGCTCGGCGACCGCGTGTGGTGGCCGTCGAAGCCGTGA
- a CDS encoding MFS transporter, translated as MVQGRTPWGTFGVLYLVFFLMGAEMNLVAPLLPDIARSFGASTGAAGNVVTAYVLCYAVTGPLFGRLSDRLARRHAIAVGMAVFAVADVLSYVAPSLGLLVAARALSGLGAALGAPSIWAYLAEYAAPAQRGRAVSLGAAAYAGGQVLGVPLGALLAHGLGWRAPYLLIGVPMLVVAAVTALRLPSAGPTAPGPDRGGLFAPWRDRRIALAFTSSLLLQAGRLGAYTYVGVLLSQRFGYGLTALGLIGLVVGIGSMTGSVATGALVDRLARPGVHPAWVPAGAALVVAAGVAVATTATVPAVAIAAIAVWCAGGGAFFSAQQTYLSSVDPDNRAAVLGWNNACTNAGIAAGTSVLGAVAVGGPVFAAAATGFAVAASLLSFASVRLGAAPSRAQRTRDAAVTASTATTRGRRAR; from the coding sequence ATGGTGCAGGGGAGGACCCCGTGGGGCACGTTCGGCGTGCTCTACCTGGTGTTCTTCCTCATGGGCGCCGAGATGAATCTCGTCGCTCCGCTGCTGCCGGACATCGCGCGGTCGTTCGGTGCGTCGACCGGCGCCGCGGGCAACGTCGTCACCGCGTACGTCCTCTGCTACGCCGTCACCGGGCCGCTGTTCGGCCGGCTCTCGGACCGCCTCGCGCGCCGGCACGCGATCGCCGTCGGGATGGCGGTCTTCGCCGTGGCGGACGTCCTGAGCTACGTCGCGCCGTCGCTGGGGCTCCTCGTCGCGGCGCGGGCGCTGTCGGGGCTCGGCGCGGCCCTCGGCGCACCGTCGATCTGGGCCTACCTCGCCGAGTACGCCGCGCCCGCACAGCGCGGACGGGCCGTCTCGCTGGGCGCGGCCGCCTACGCGGGCGGGCAGGTCCTCGGCGTCCCGCTGGGAGCGCTCCTCGCGCACGGACTCGGCTGGCGCGCGCCGTACCTGCTGATCGGCGTGCCGATGCTGGTGGTAGCCGCGGTGACCGCGCTGCGGCTGCCGTCCGCCGGGCCGACCGCGCCGGGCCCGGACCGGGGCGGCCTGTTCGCGCCGTGGCGGGACCGCCGGATCGCGCTGGCGTTCACGTCGTCGCTCCTGCTCCAGGCCGGCCGGCTCGGCGCGTACACCTATGTGGGCGTGCTCCTGTCGCAGCGGTTCGGCTACGGCCTCACCGCGCTGGGCCTGATCGGGCTCGTCGTGGGCATCGGCTCGATGACGGGCTCCGTGGCGACGGGGGCGCTCGTCGACCGCCTGGCCCGGCCCGGTGTGCACCCGGCGTGGGTGCCGGCGGGCGCGGCACTGGTGGTCGCCGCGGGGGTGGCGGTCGCCACGACGGCGACGGTCCCGGCGGTCGCCATCGCGGCGATCGCGGTGTGGTGCGCGGGCGGCGGCGCCTTCTTCTCGGCCCAGCAGACCTACCTCTCCTCCGTCGATCCCGACAACCGCGCCGCGGTGCTCGGCTGGAACAACGCGTGCACCAACGCCGGTATCGCCGCGGGCACCTCGGTGCTGGGCGCGGTCGCCGTGGGCGGCCCGGTGTTCGCCGCCGCGGCCACCGGGTTCGCCGTGGCCGCGTCGCTCCTGTCCTTCGCCTCCGTCCGCCTCGGCGCCGCGCCGTCCCGGGCCCAGCGGACCCGGGACGCGGCCGTCACGGCTTCGACGGCCACCACACGCGGTCGCCGAGCGCGGTGA
- the lipA gene encoding lipoyl synthase, translating into MDRVSTPENPRKLLRLEVRNAQTPIERKPNWIRTRAKMGPEFTELKGLVKREGLHTVCEEAGCPNIYECWEDREATFLIGGEQCTRRCDFCQIDTGKPAELDRDEPRRVAESVQAMGLRYSTITGVARDDLPDEGVWLYAETVRQIHKLNPNTGVENLIPDFHAKPELLAEVFESRPEVLAHNLETVPRIFKRIRPAFRYDRSLDVIRQARDFGLVTKSNLILGMGETPEEVTEAMRDLHDAGCDIITITQYLRPSPRHHPVERWVKPEEFVEHTQAAEEMGFAGVMAGPLVRSSYRAGKLYAKAMAHHGRPIPANMAHLTAEGDAAQEATSVLSRMAAAAK; encoded by the coding sequence ATGGACCGGGTGAGTACCCCGGAGAACCCCCGCAAGCTACTCCGCCTCGAGGTCCGTAACGCACAGACCCCGATCGAGCGCAAGCCGAACTGGATCCGCACGCGCGCGAAGATGGGCCCTGAATTCACCGAGCTCAAGGGCCTCGTCAAGCGTGAGGGCCTCCACACGGTGTGCGAGGAGGCGGGCTGCCCCAACATCTACGAGTGCTGGGAGGACCGCGAGGCCACCTTCCTCATCGGCGGCGAGCAGTGCACCCGCCGCTGTGACTTCTGCCAGATCGACACGGGCAAACCGGCGGAACTGGACCGCGACGAGCCGCGCCGCGTGGCCGAGTCGGTGCAGGCGATGGGCCTGCGCTACTCCACCATCACGGGCGTCGCGCGCGACGACCTGCCCGACGAGGGCGTCTGGCTGTACGCCGAGACCGTGCGCCAGATCCACAAGCTGAACCCGAACACGGGCGTCGAGAACCTGATCCCCGACTTCCACGCCAAGCCGGAGCTGCTCGCGGAGGTCTTCGAGTCGCGCCCCGAGGTGCTGGCCCACAACCTGGAGACGGTGCCGCGCATCTTCAAGCGCATCCGCCCGGCGTTCCGCTACGACCGGTCGCTCGACGTGATCCGCCAGGCCCGCGACTTCGGCCTCGTCACCAAGTCGAACCTCATCCTCGGCATGGGCGAGACCCCCGAAGAGGTGACGGAGGCGATGCGCGACCTGCACGACGCGGGCTGCGACATCATCACCATCACCCAGTACCTGCGCCCGTCGCCGCGGCACCACCCCGTGGAGCGGTGGGTCAAGCCCGAGGAGTTCGTCGAGCACACGCAGGCCGCCGAGGAGATGGGCTTCGCGGGCGTCATGGCCGGTCCGCTGGTGCGCTCGTCGTACCGCGCGGGCAAGCTCTACGCGAAGGCGATGGCGCACCACGGTCGGCCGATCCCGGCCAACATGGCGCACCTCACCGCGGAGGGCGACGCCGCGCAGGAGGCCACGTCGGTGTTGAGCCGCATGGCCGCCGCCGCGAAGTAG
- a CDS encoding DUF4191 domain-containing protein — translation MAQDKAAADKLKAQKAEAKRARRAASKERRKQMWQAFQMQRKEDKALVPIMVGVFVVAVALSIGLGVLIGQPWWMFLILGVLLGALGAFIVFTRRLERSVYTKNEGQVGAAGWALDNMRGSWRVTQAVARTTHADAVHRVIGKPGVILVAEGNEGRIKGLLAQEKKKTARVVGQTPIYEFTVGNEEGQVPLRKLQRSLNKLPSNINGKKIDELEGRLAALSNRSGGAQMPRGPLPQGAKMRSVQRTVRRKTGSN, via the coding sequence ATGGCACAGGACAAGGCAGCGGCCGACAAGCTCAAGGCACAGAAGGCCGAGGCGAAGCGGGCACGGCGGGCCGCTTCGAAGGAACGCCGCAAGCAGATGTGGCAGGCGTTCCAGATGCAGCGCAAGGAAGACAAGGCGCTGGTGCCGATCATGGTCGGCGTCTTCGTCGTCGCGGTCGCGCTGTCGATCGGTCTCGGCGTCCTCATCGGCCAGCCGTGGTGGATGTTCCTCATCCTCGGCGTGCTGCTCGGCGCGCTCGGCGCGTTCATCGTGTTCACGCGCCGCCTCGAGCGCAGCGTGTACACGAAGAACGAGGGACAGGTCGGCGCCGCCGGCTGGGCGCTCGACAACATGCGCGGTTCGTGGCGCGTGACGCAGGCCGTCGCCCGCACCACCCACGCCGACGCCGTGCACCGCGTGATCGGCAAGCCCGGCGTGATCCTCGTGGCCGAGGGCAACGAGGGCCGCATCAAGGGCCTGCTCGCGCAGGAGAAGAAGAAGACGGCGCGCGTCGTGGGCCAGACGCCGATCTACGAGTTCACCGTGGGCAACGAGGAGGGGCAGGTCCCGCTGCGGAAGCTGCAGCGCTCGCTGAACAAGCTCCCGTCGAACATCAACGGCAAGAAGATCGACGAGCTGGAGGGCCGGCTCGCCGCCCTGTCCAACCGGAGCGGCGGCGCGCAGATGCCGCGCGGCCCGCTGCCGCAGGGTGCCAAGATGCGCAGCGTGCAGCGCACCGTCCGGCGCAAGACCGGCTCCAACTGA
- a CDS encoding RDD family protein, with the protein MRRETGSWLSGASAALPEGSHGEYRGQALGLPRDGAGSAAGSGRRVLGLFLDWVPSALIAVAIVGPSRVFAGEPTAFDTLALGIWFAVGVLSVTLFGFTPGQYFAGLRVARIENAQMRVGLVRALARNLLIVFIVPPLIQDVDGRGMHDRATGTILVKAR; encoded by the coding sequence ATGCGTCGAGAAACGGGATCATGGCTGTCCGGAGCCTCCGCGGCCCTGCCGGAGGGCTCCCACGGGGAGTACCGCGGGCAGGCGCTGGGGCTGCCGCGCGACGGTGCCGGGTCCGCCGCCGGCTCGGGCCGCCGCGTGCTGGGGCTGTTCCTCGACTGGGTGCCGTCCGCGCTGATCGCGGTGGCGATCGTGGGCCCGAGCCGCGTCTTCGCGGGGGAGCCGACCGCCTTCGACACGCTCGCGCTGGGCATCTGGTTCGCCGTGGGCGTGCTGTCGGTGACCCTGTTCGGCTTCACGCCGGGCCAGTACTTCGCCGGCCTGCGCGTCGCCCGGATCGAGAACGCGCAGATGCGCGTCGGTCTCGTCCGCGCGCTCGCGCGCAACCTGCTCATCGTGTTCATCGTGCCGCCGCTGATCCAGGACGTGGACGGCCGCGGCATGCACGATCGCGCCACCGGAACGATCCTCGTCAAGGCCCGCTGA